GACGGCACTACCGCATTATCGTCTTTGATAAAATGCCAAAGCCGCAGAACACCTCGTTTTCCGGTATAGCCGACGAAGACTGGATCCGGGGTGATATCTCAAATCCTGCAGATATCGCAACAATCCCGGAACGGATTAACGCTGCCATTCATCTGGCTGCAATCATTCCACCTGCTGCCGACATCGATGAAAGCCTCACCAGAGCAGTAAACACCCAGGGAACACAAAACCTGATACGGCATCTGGAACAAACATCGCCGGGGATTTTCTTCGTATTCGCCTCCTCGGTTTCGGTGTACGGAGACCGGCTCCATACACCCAACATCACAGTGAACGATCCACTGACCGTAAGCGAAGGCGACGTGTACGGTCAGTCGAAGGTTGATGCCGAGAACATCGTAAAAAGCAGTTCACTGCGCTGGACAATTTTCAGACTAACGGGCATCATGAGTGGGCATAAACTATCAATACTTATGTTCCACATGCCGCTCGACACAACATTCGAGATATGTACGGCAGACGACGCTGCCCGCGCCTTTGTGAATGCCCTGGACGTTCCTAATCAGCTGGAATACCGGATTTTCAACCTGGGCGGTGGCCAACAGGCTTGCCTTCCGTACCGTGAGTTCCTTTCACGATCGTTTAAAATGTTTGGTCTGGGCGATCTTGACTTTCCGGAATTTGCTTTTGCGAGTAGAAATTTCCACTGCGGACGTCTGGCTGACGGTGACGATCTTGAAAACATCCTTCATTTTCGCAGGCATACGATAACCTCATACTTCCAAGCTCAAGCCAAAACTATCCCGGCTGTTCGCAAACTGATCACAACCGTGTTTCGTAAACCAATCAAATGGCTTCTGCTGCGGCAGTCCGAACCGTATCAGGCGTACAAGCAAAAGAATCAAGAGCGTATTGACCACTTTTTCTCACATGACGACAGAGTACGAATGATGCAGAAAGCCTGACTAACAAACATACAAGTCACAGAGCAACAGGACAGACCGACCACGGGAAATCGTATTTTTGTACTCCAGCCTACTATAAAACTTCCCCCAAAACATACGTATGAGTTGTCAGTTATCCGAGAAACAATCATGAAGAACTATAAAAAGAGTGCCGAAAAAAGTCTGACTGTTAACGGTATCACCTACACCTACTATTCACTTGCAGAACTCCTTGGAAACAACGTCCACCGCCTGCCATTCAGCATTCGAATCATGTTAGAGAATGCACTCCGAAATCATGACGGCTTCAGCATTACCGATGAACATGTAGAAACCCTGATGGACTGGACTCCGCAGGCTGTTGACAAAGACATTCCGTTTATGCCGGCACGGATCCTGATGCAGGACTTTACCGGAGTACCTGCCGTTGTTGATATGGCGTCACTTCGGGCCGAGTTTGTACGGCACGGTAAGGACGGACAAAAGATTAATCCTGCCATTCCCGTTGACTTAGTGATTGATCACTCAGTTCAGGTTGATTACTACGGGACTGACTATTCGTATAATAAAAATGTTGAATTAGAATTTGAACGCAATAGAGAGCGGTACGAGCTCCTGAAATGGGCGCAGAAAGGATTAAAGAACTTTACTGTTGTCCCACCGGGAATGGGAATATGCCACCAGGTCAACCTTGAATACCTGTCAAAGGGTGTTATTGCTCGTGACGGTATCCTCTTCCCCGACACCCTGGTAGGAACCGACTCCCACACACCTATGGTAAACGGCATCGGTATTATTGCCTGGGGTGTTGGAGGAATCGAAGCAGAAGCAGCCATGTTGGGGCAGCCAATCTTCTTCACCTGTCCTGAAGTTGTTGGTTTAAAGTTAACCGGTAAAATTCCAGACCAGTGTACAGCAACTGACCTTGTGCTAACGATTGCTCAGATACTTCGGCAAGCCAAGGTAGTTGGAAAGTTCGTTGAAGTGTTTGGCGACGGTCTGGACAATCTTACCGTGACTGACCGGGCTACCATCGGGAATATGTCTCCCGAGTTTGGATGTACGGTTACGTACTTCCCGATTGACAACAGAACGCTTGAGTACATGCGTTCCACCAACAGATCGGAAGAGCAGATTTCTATTGTTGAAACGTATTGCAAAGAAAATATGCTCTGGCGCAACGGTACCGAAAACATTGAATACTCCTCTATCGTTGAACTTGACTTGTCAACTCTTGAGCCTACCGTTTCCGGGCCTAAACGACCGCAAGACAAGATTTTTGCCAAGGATCTAAATACCAAATTTCAGGATATTCTCAAAAATGAATACAGCCGTGATTATCAGCCCAAGGAAGAGCGCTGTGATTCTGCGTGGTTGAAGGAAGGGGGCTCTGGCACGGAATTCACGTTTGGTACGGTCCCTCTTTCTGGTGATGTGCGTTCAGAAGTTATAACCGACACCGTTCATCACTCGGTGCGAATTAAGCAGCCGCATAAAGAGTTTGTTGTCAGCGACGGCAGCATCGTGATTGCCGCAATCACCAGCTGCACCAACACCTCGAACCCTGCGGTCATGGTAGGCGCGGGCCTGCTTGCCCGAAAAGCCGTTGAACGCGGATTACGCACAAAGTCATGGGTAAAAACATCATTGGCTCCTGGATCGAAGGTTGTTACGCGGTATCTTGAGCGATCGGGTTTACAGGTTGATCTTGACGCACTGCGATTCCATACTGTAGGGTACGGTTGTACATCATGTATTGGAAATTCGGGACCTCTGCCTCCGGCAATCGCTACCGCTGTGGACAAGGGAGAGCTGATTGTTGCGTCGGTCCTTTCGGGCAATCGCAATTTCGAAGCACGTGTTCACCCTCAGGTGAAAATGAACTTCCTGATGTCGCCAATGTTGGTTGTTGCATACGCACTTGCAGGGCGGGTTGATATTAACATCATTGAGGATCCGATAGACTTTGATCCGAACGGCGAACCTGTTTACCTACGCGACATATGGCCGTCGCGTGAAGAAATCCAGGCAACAATCAACGAGTGCCTGAAGCAGGATGACTTTAGCGAAGTGTACAGCGTTATTTTCGATGGCTCGGAAGACTGGCAAGATCTGCCCGTAAGCACGGACCAAAGCTACCAGTGGGATCCAAGCTCTACCTACATTCGTGAAGCTCCCTTCTTTGAGAACCTGAAAGCTACACCGGAACCTATCAGTGATATTACCGGTGCGCGAGTCCTGCTGTATCTGGGAGATTCGGTAACAACCGACCATATATCACCGGCCGGTGCATTTAAGGAAACGTCGGCAGCAGGCGCCTATCTCCTCGCGAACGGCATCAGCAAGGAGCATTTTAACTCGTACGGGTCGCGCCGGGGCAACCACGAAGTCATGATGCGCGGAACCTTTGCCAACGTCCGCATTAAGAATAAAATTGCCGATAAGGAAGGGGGCTTTAGCCGCTACTTACCAACAGGCGATGTTAAAACTGTTTATGATGTTGCCATGCAGTACAAAACTGGCGGTACGCCGCTAATAGTGCTGGCAGGGAAGGAGTACGGCTCAGGCTCATCCAGAGACTGGGCGGCTAAAGGAACCTATCTTCTGGGCGTCAAGGCCGTTATCGCAGAAAGCTTCGAACGGATTCACCGCAGTAATCTGGTGGGAATGGGTATTGCACCGCTTGTGTTTACCAACGGAGAAAGCGCATCCTCCATTG
This is a stretch of genomic DNA from Ignavibacteria bacterium. It encodes these proteins:
- a CDS encoding NAD(P)-dependent oxidoreductase; this translates as MNTPASALIILVTGASGSVGREVVQQLLQSGRHYRIIVFDKMPKPQNTSFSGIADEDWIRGDISNPADIATIPERINAAIHLAAIIPPAADIDESLTRAVNTQGTQNLIRHLEQTSPGIFFVFASSVSVYGDRLHTPNITVNDPLTVSEGDVYGQSKVDAENIVKSSSLRWTIFRLTGIMSGHKLSILMFHMPLDTTFEICTADDAARAFVNALDVPNQLEYRIFNLGGGQQACLPYREFLSRSFKMFGLGDLDFPEFAFASRNFHCGRLADGDDLENILHFRRHTITSYFQAQAKTIPAVRKLITTVFRKPIKWLLLRQSEPYQAYKQKNQERIDHFFSHDDRVRMMQKA
- the acnA gene encoding aconitate hydratase AcnA, with the protein product MKNYKKSAEKSLTVNGITYTYYSLAELLGNNVHRLPFSIRIMLENALRNHDGFSITDEHVETLMDWTPQAVDKDIPFMPARILMQDFTGVPAVVDMASLRAEFVRHGKDGQKINPAIPVDLVIDHSVQVDYYGTDYSYNKNVELEFERNRERYELLKWAQKGLKNFTVVPPGMGICHQVNLEYLSKGVIARDGILFPDTLVGTDSHTPMVNGIGIIAWGVGGIEAEAAMLGQPIFFTCPEVVGLKLTGKIPDQCTATDLVLTIAQILRQAKVVGKFVEVFGDGLDNLTVTDRATIGNMSPEFGCTVTYFPIDNRTLEYMRSTNRSEEQISIVETYCKENMLWRNGTENIEYSSIVELDLSTLEPTVSGPKRPQDKIFAKDLNTKFQDILKNEYSRDYQPKEERCDSAWLKEGGSGTEFTFGTVPLSGDVRSEVITDTVHHSVRIKQPHKEFVVSDGSIVIAAITSCTNTSNPAVMVGAGLLARKAVERGLRTKSWVKTSLAPGSKVVTRYLERSGLQVDLDALRFHTVGYGCTSCIGNSGPLPPAIATAVDKGELIVASVLSGNRNFEARVHPQVKMNFLMSPMLVVAYALAGRVDINIIEDPIDFDPNGEPVYLRDIWPSREEIQATINECLKQDDFSEVYSVIFDGSEDWQDLPVSTDQSYQWDPSSTYIREAPFFENLKATPEPISDITGARVLLYLGDSVTTDHISPAGAFKETSAAGAYLLANGISKEHFNSYGSRRGNHEVMMRGTFANVRIKNKIADKEGGFSRYLPTGDVKTVYDVAMQYKTGGTPLIVLAGKEYGSGSSRDWAAKGTYLLGVKAVIAESFERIHRSNLVGMGIAPLVFTNGESASSIGLDGTETFSIHGLADNLTPHKILNVTAVHPGGTVTSFTTEARFDSAIEIEYYKNQGILQYVLRQYLKG